In Thunnus maccoyii chromosome 11, fThuMac1.1, whole genome shotgun sequence, one genomic interval encodes:
- the LOC121907377 gene encoding pancreas transcription factor 1 subunit alpha: MEDILFDFDQDGNTDFAFWGQMDQNFQFPTQLDTFLLDCTAATGQLSPWSSFGCQSMFPDAQLTFTDLDVQSPGASVCAEAETSSVDEPLDINKRRARRLVSHQPYKVQRHAANIRERKRMLSINSAFEELRCHVPTFPYEKRLSKIDTLRLAIAYIALLREILMSGCDPKSYVDECMKNGYKNQTNAIWNTSDLTARLSWIKWD, translated from the coding sequence atggagGACATTCTCTTTGACTTCGACCAGGATGGCAACACAGATTTTGCATTTTGGGGACAAATGGATCAAAACTTCCAGTTTCCGACCCAGCTGGACACCTTCCTGTTGGACTGCACCGCAGCCACTGGCCAGCTCTCGCCCTGGTCCTCTTTCGGCTGTCAGTCCATGTTCCCGGACGCACAGCTGACCTTCACCGACCTCGACGTGCAGTCACCGGGCGCGAGCGTCTGCGCTGAGGCCGAAACTTCTTCCGTGGACGAACCCCTGGATATCAACAAGCGCAGGGCGCGGCGGCTGGTGTCCCATCAGCCCTACAAGGTGCAGCGGCATGCCGCCAACATCcgggagaggaagaggatgctGAGCATCAATTCCGCCTTCGAAGAGCTCCGCTGCCACGTACCAACGTTTCCCTACGAGAAGCGGCTGTCGAAGATAGACACTCTGAGACTGGCCATAGCCTACATCGCCCTGCTGAGAGAGATCCTCATGTCAGGCTGCGACCCCAAATCCTATGTGGACGAGTGCATGAAGAACGGCTACAAGAATCAAACCAACGCCATTTGGAACACAAGTG
- the asb1 gene encoding ankyrin repeat and SOCS box protein 1 — translation MAEGPETDVDEPPGISFPPLITVSDLPSATAAGRNLKEWLQEQFCDKPLEQDDMRLHNAAYVGDLDTLRNLLQEDGFRQRINEKSVWCCGCLPCTPLRIAATAGHAPCVAYLIAQGAEVDLVDVKGQTALYVAVVNGHLDCVRILLEAGADPNGSRHHRSTPLYHAARVGRLDILQELIRFKADVDMDHQLGPRLLLSARTLNTLVVCPLYISAAYHHLHCFRVLLQAGAQPDFNYTGPVCHEALTRGLASCLLDAVLRHGCEVAFIHLLLDHGANPALVPWESEFEAPSRRKVDPEALRVFLEARRCPRRLTHLCRIRIRRAMGKSRLNHIPSLPLPQPIKNFLLHQN, via the exons ATGGCCGAGGGTCCAGAGACTGATGTTGACGAGCCGCCTGGTATCAGTTTCCCTCCGCTCATCACTGTTTCTGATCTGCCCAGTGCCACTGCTGCAG GCCGAAACTTAAAGGAATGGCTCCAGGAGCAGTTCTGCGACAAGCCTCTGGAGCAGGATGACATGCGGCTCCACAACGCGGCCTACGTTGGGGATTTGGATACCCTGAGGAACCTGCTGCAGGAAGACGGCTTCAGACA GCGTATCAATGAGAAGTCTGTGTGGTGTTGTGGCTGTCTTCCTTGCACCCCTCTGCGGATTGCAGCCACAGCAGGCCACGCTCCGTGCGTGGCCTATCTGATCGCCCAGGGTGCCGAGGTGGATCTAGTTGATGTAAAAGGCCAAACAGCCCTGTACGTAGCTGTGGTTAACGGTCACCTGGACTGTGTCCGGATCCTTCTTGAAGCTGGAGCTGACCCCAACGGAAGCCGCCACCACCGTAGTACCCCGCTGTACCACGCTGCACGGGTGGGAAGGCTGGACATACTGCAGGAGCTCATCAG GTTCAAAGCTGATGTTGACATGGATCACCAGCTGGGTCCCCGGCTCCTCTTAAGTGCCCGCACCCTCAACACATTAGTGGTGTGTCCTCTCTACATCAGTGCTGCCTACCACCACCTCCACTGCTTTCGGGTGCTGCTCCAGGCTGGCGCTCAGCCTGACTTCAACTACACTGGGCCTGTTTGCCATGAGGCTCTGACCCGTGGCCTGGCCTCCTGCCTGCTGGATGCAGTGCTGCGACATGGATGTGAGGTGGCCTTCATCCACTTGCTGCTGGACCACGGGGCTAACCCGGCCCTCGTGCCCTGGGAGTCGGAGTTTGAAGCTCCTAGCCGGCGGAAGGTCGATCCAGAGGCACTCAGGGTCTTTCTGGAGGCGCGGA gaTGCCCTCGTAGGCTGACACACCTGTGTCGGATCAGGATCCGAAGAGCAATGGGCAAAAGCCGTCTAAACCACATACCGTCATTACCACTACCACAACCCATCAAGAACTTCCTGCTTCACCAAAACTGA